A single Oryctolagus cuniculus chromosome 16, mOryCun1.1, whole genome shotgun sequence DNA region contains:
- the WDR18 gene encoding WD repeat-containing protein 18 has protein sequence MRARRSSPLGAAGRALLVTSHIRGGGSGGNMAAPMEVAVCTDSAAQLWSCVVWELHSGANLLTYRGGQAGPRGLALLNGEYLLAAQLGKNYISAWEVQRKDQLQQKIMCPGPVTCLATSPNGLYVLAGIAESIYLWEVCTGNLLVILSRHYQDVSCLKFTGDSGHFLSGGKDCLVLAWSLCSVLQVDPTRIPAPRHVWSRHTLPITDLHCGCGGPLARVATSSLDQTVKLWELSSGELLLSVLFDVGIMAVTMDLAEHHIFCGGSDGSIFQVDLCTWPGQREQSLQAEQDPGKVFRGHRNQVTCLSVSTDGSVLLSGSHDESVRVWDVQSKQCIRTVALKGPVTNATIMPAPVSMLSSDFRPSLPLPYFNKHLLGAEHGDEPRRGGLTVRLGLHQQGSEPSYLDRTEQLQAVMCGTMEKSVLGGQDRLRVRVSALEDEVRSLRKINRDLFDFSTRIITRPGK, from the exons ATGCGCGCGCGCCGCTCTAGCCCGCTCGGCGCCGCCGGGCGCGCCTTGTTGGTGACGTCGCACATCCGGGGCGGTGGCAGCGGCGGCAACATGGCGGCGCCCATGGAGGTGGCCGTGTGTACGGACTCGGCGGCGCAGCTGTGGAGCTGCGTGGTGTGGGAGCTGCACTCGGGCGCCAACCTGCTCACGTACCGCGGCGGGCAGGCGGGGCCGCGCGGGCTGGCGCTGCTCAACGGCGAGTACCTGCTGGCGGCGCAGCTGGGCAAGAACTACATCAGCGCCTGGGAGGTGCAGCGCAAG GACCAGCTCCAGCAGAAGATCATGTGTCCTGGGCCCGTCACCTGCCTGGCCACGTCGCCCAACGGCCTCTACGTCCTCGCGGGCATCGCGGAAAGCATATACCTGTGGGAG gtgtGCACCGGGAACCTGCTGGTCATCCTGAGCCGCCACTACCAGGACGTCTCGTGCCTCAAGTTCACGGGTGACAGCGGCCACTTCCTGTCGGGCGGCAAGGACTGCCTGGTGCTGGCCTGGAGCCTCTGCAG cgtgCTGCAGGTGGACCCCACGAGGATCCCGGCCCCCCGGCACGTGTGGTCTCGCCACACCCTGCCCATCACAGACCTGCACTGCGGCTGCGGGGGCCCCCTGGCCCGGGTGGCCACCTCCTCGCTGGACCAGACAGTGAAG CTGTGGGAGCTGTCCTCGGGGGAGCTGCTGCTGTCCGTGCTGTTCGACGTGGGCATCATGGCTGTCACCATGGACTTGGCCGAGCACCACATCTTCTGCGGAGGCAGCGATGGCTCCATCTTCCAGGTGGACCTCTGCACGTGG CCCGGGCAGCGGGAGCAGAGCCTGCAGGCGGAGCAGGACCCCGGGAAGGTCTTCCGAGGGCACAG GAACCAGGTGACCTGCCTCTCGGTGTCCACGGACGGCAGCGTGCTGCTCTCGGGCTCCCACGACGAGAGCGTGCGCGTGTGGGACGTGCAGAGCAAGCAGTGCATCCGCACGGTGGCCCTcaaag GCCCCGTGACCAACGCCACCATCATGCCGGCGCCGGTCAGCATGCTCAGCTCCGACTTCCGGCCCAGCCTGCCACTGCCCTACTTCAACAAGCACCTGCTGGGCGCGGAGCACGGGGACGAGCCGCGCCGCGGGGGCCTCACCGTGCGCCTGGGCCTCCACCAGCAG GGCTCCGAGCCCAGCTACCTGGACCGGACGGAGCAGCTGCAGGCGGTCATGTGCGGCACCATGGAGaag AGCGTGCTGGGCGGCCAGGACCGGCTGCGCGTGCGCGTGTCCGCGCTGGAGGACGAGGTGCGGAGCCTGCGCAAGATCAACCGCGACCTCTTCGACTTCTCCACGCGCATCATAACGCGGCCGGGCAAGTGA
- the GRIN3B gene encoding glutamate receptor ionotropic, NMDA 3B isoform X2 has product MELVWTLGLALALALGPAPAGGHPQPCGVLARLGGSVRVGALLPRAPTARARARAALTRAALAARLPHNLSLELVAAAPPARDPASLARGVCQALSAPGVAALLAFPEARPELLQLHFLATATGTPVLSVLRREARAPLGAPTPFHLQLDWGCPLDTLLEVLVSVLRAHSWEDVGLVLCRARDPAGLLALWTRWAGRAPRLVLNLGRPDTGAAGLRARLAPLGAPVGAEGPVPVAVLLGCDAPRARRVLEAAPRGPRWLLGTPLAAEALPTAGLPPGLLALGEVARPPLEAAIHDAVELVARALGSAVLVRPEPTLHPAMLSCEDLQAAGSDSWGRFLARVLANTSFQGHTGPVWVTSTSRVHLSRRFKVWSLRSDPLGAPAWATLGSWRDGRLELEPGAAAAAARPPPPPGAQARPKLRVVTLVEHPFVFAREPDEDGQCPAGQLCLDPRTSDSAALDALFAALANGSAPRSLHKCCYGYCIDLLERLAEDAPFSFELYIVGDGNLGILVRARDAASPIGAFMWPLHWSTWLGVFAALHLTALFLTLYEWRSPYGLTPRGRNRTTVFSYSSALNLCYAILFGRTVSSKTPKCPTGRFLMNLWAIFCLLVLSSYTANLAAAMVGDKTFEELSGIHDPKLHHPAQGFRFGTVWESSAEAYIKKSFPEMHAHMRRHSAPTTPHGVAMLTSDPPQLNAFIMDKSLLDYEVSIDADCRLLTVGKPFAIEGYGIGLPRNSPLTANLSEFISRYKSSGFFDLLHDKWYRMVPCGKRVFAVTETLQMGVYHFSGLFVLLCLGLASGLLSALGERAFFHLVLPHIRRSPRLQYWLHTSQKIHRALNTEPPEGPEERPEPEPSGPEEQRQDAPAESEGTARWKRVRRAAGKERRVRFLLEAAAPDAEPAGPAWPSSNGRPPRAPRPGELQALERHIEAVRERLRQALLRRGDLLAQLRDGARHRPLRLLQGRAAPAGPR; this is encoded by the exons ATGGAGTTGGTGTGGACGCTGGGGCTCGCGCTGGCGCTGGCGCTGGGGCCTGCGCCCGCCGGGGGACACCCACAGCCGTGCGGCGTTCTGGCGCGCCTGGGGGGCTCCGTGCGCGTGGGCGCCCTTCTGCCCCGCGCGCCcaccgcccgcgcccgcgcccgcgccgcccTGACCCGGGCCGCGCTGGCGGCGCGGCTGCCGCACAACCTGAGCCTGGAACTGGTGGCCGCGGCGCCCCCCGCCCGCGACCCCGCCTCGCTGGCCCGGGGCGTCTGCCAGGCGCTGTCGGCGCCCGGCGTGGCGGCCCTGCTCGCCTTCCCGGAGGCGCGGCCcgagctgctgcagctgcactTCCTGGCGACTGCCACCGGGACCCCCGTGCTCAGCGTGCTGCGGCGGGAGGCGCGCGCGCCCCTCGGCGCCCCG ACCCCGTTCCACCTGCAGCTGGACTGGGGCTGCCCACTGGACACCCTGCTGGAGGTCCTCGTGTCCGTGCTGCGGGCCCACTCCTGGGAGGACGTTGGCCTGGTGCTCTGCCGCGCCCGGGACCCCGCAGGTCTGCTGGCCCTCTGGACACGCTGGGCCGGCCGGGCACCCCGGCTCGTGCTGAACCTGGGCCGGCCTGAcaccggggctgcggggctgcgggcACGCCTGGCCCCGCTGGGGGCGCCGGTGGGCGCAGAAGGCCCAGTGCCCGTGGCCGTCCTGCTCGGCTGTGACGCGCCCCGTGCCCGCCGGGTGCTGGAGGCCGCGCCCCGGGGCCCCCGCTGGCTGCTGGGCACCCCACTGGCTGCGGAGGCCCTGCCCACCGCGGGCCTGCCGCCCGGGCTGCTGGCGCTGGGCGAGGTGGCCCGGCCCCCGCTAGAGGCCGCCATCCACGACGCCGTGGAGCTGGTGGCCCGAGCTCTGGGCAGCGCGGTCCTCGTGCGGCCGGAGCCCACCCTGCACCCCGCCATGCTCAGCTGTGAGGACCTGCAGGCAGCCGGGTCAGACTCCTGGGGGCGCTTCCTGGCCCG GGTCCTGGCCAACACGTCTTTCCAGGGCCACACGGGGCCAGTGTGGGTGACCAGCACCTCCCGGGTGCACCTGTCTCGGCGATTCAAGGTGTGGAGCCTGCGCAGTGACCCGCTGGGCGCCCCGGCCTGGGCCACGCTGGGCAGCTGGCGGGACGggcggctggagctggagccgggcgccgccgcggccgccgcgcggcccccacccccgccggggGCCCAGGCCCGGCCCAAGCTGCGCGTGGTGACGCTGGTGGAGCACCCCTTCGTGTTCGCCCGGGAGCCGGACGAGGACGGGCAGTGCCCGGCGGGGCAGCTGTGCCTGGACCCCCGCACCAGCGACTCGGCCGCCCTGGACGCGCTGTTCGCCGCGCTGGCCAACGGCTCGGCGCCGCGGAGCCTGCACAAGTGTTGCTACGGTTACTGCATCGACCTCCTGGAGCGGCTGGCCGAGGACGCGCCCTTCTCCTTCGAGCTGTACATCGTGGGGGACGGCAA CCTGGGCATCCTGGTGCGGGCCCGCGACGCCGCCTCGCCCATCGGCGCCTTCATGTGGCCGCTGCACTGGTCCACGTGGCTGGGCGTGTTCGCGGCGCTGCACCTCACCGCGCTCTTCCTCACGCTGTACGAATGGCGCAGCCCCTACGGCCTCACGCCCCGCGGACGCAACAGGACCACCGTGTTCTCCTACTCCTCCGCCCTCAACCTCTGCTACGCCATCCTGTTCGGCCGCACGGTGTCCAGCAAGACGCCCAAGTGCCCCACCGGCCGCTTTCTCATGAacctctgggccatcttctgcctgctCGTGCTGTCCAGCTACACGGCCAACCTGGCCGCCGCCATGGTGGGGGACAAGACCTTCGAGGAGCTGTCGGGCATCCACGACCCCAAG CTGCACCACCCGGCCCAGGGCTTCCGCTTCGGCACGGTGTGGGAGAGCAGCGCCGAGGCCTACATCAAGAAGAGCTTCCCGGAGATGCACGCGCACATGCGGCGCCACAGCGCGCCCACCACGCCGCACGGCGTGGCCATGCTCAC GAGCGACCCCCCCCAGCTCAACGCCTTCATCATGGACAAGTCGCTGCTGGACTACGAGGTCTCCATCGACGCCGACTGCCGGCTGCTGACCGTGGGCAAGCCCTTCGCCATCGAGG GCTACGGCATCGGACTGCCGCGGAACTCGCCGCTCACCGCCAACCTGTCCGAGTTCATCAGCCGCTACAAGTCGTCGGGCTTCTTCGACCTGCTGCACGACAAGTGGTACCGGATGGTGCCGTGCGGGAAGCGCGTCTTCGCGGTGACGGAG aCCCTGCAGATGGGCGTCTACCACTTCTCGGGGCTCTTCgtgctgctgtgcctgggcctGGCCAGCGGCCTGCTCAGCGCCCTGGGCGAGCGCGCCTTCTTCCACCTGGTGCTGCCGCACATCCGCCGGAGCCCGCGGCTGCAGTACTGGCTGCACACCAGCCAG AAGATCCACCGAGCCCTCAACACCGAGCCGCCGGAGGGGCCGGAGGAGCGGCCGGAGCCGGAGCCTAG CGGCCCCGAGGAGCAGCGGCAGGACGCACCCGCCGAGTCGGAGGGCACCGCGCGCTGGAAGCGCGTGCGCCGGGCGGCGGGCAAGGAGCGCCGCGTGCGCTTCCTGCTGGAGGCCGCCGCGCCCGACGCCGAGCCCGCGGGCCCCGCCTGGCCGAGCTCCAACGgccgcccgccccgcgcgccgCGCCCCGGCGAGCTGCAGGCGCTGGAGCGGCACATCGAGGCGGTGCGGGAGCGGCTGCGCCAGGCCCTCCTGCGGCGCGGCgacctcctggcccagctccgggacGGCGCCCGCCACCGCCCGCTGCGCCTGCTGCAGGGCAGGGCGGCCCCCGCGGGGCCCCGGTGA
- the GRIN3B gene encoding glutamate receptor ionotropic, NMDA 3B isoform X1 codes for MELVWTLGLALALALGPAPAGGHPQPCGVLARLGGSVRVGALLPRAPTARARARAALTRAALAARLPHNLSLELVAAAPPARDPASLARGVCQALSAPGVAALLAFPEARPELLQLHFLATATGTPVLSVLRREARAPLGAPTPFHLQLDWGCPLDTLLEVLVSVLRAHSWEDVGLVLCRARDPAGLLALWTRWAGRAPRLVLNLGRPDTGAAGLRARLAPLGAPVGAEGPVPVAVLLGCDAPRARRVLEAAPRGPRWLLGTPLAAEALPTAGLPPGLLALGEVARPPLEAAIHDAVELVARALGSAVLVRPEPTLHPAMLSCEDLQAAGSDSWGRFLARVLANTSFQGHTGPVWVTSTSRVHLSRRFKVWSLRSDPLGAPAWATLGSWRDGRLELEPGAAAAAARPPPPPGAQARPKLRVVTLVEHPFVFAREPDEDGQCPAGQLCLDPRTSDSAALDALFAALANGSAPRSLHKCCYGYCIDLLERLAEDAPFSFELYIVGDGKYGALRGGRWTGLVGDLLAGRAHMAVTSFSINSARSQVVDFTSPFFSTSLGILVRARDAASPIGAFMWPLHWSTWLGVFAALHLTALFLTLYEWRSPYGLTPRGRNRTTVFSYSSALNLCYAILFGRTVSSKTPKCPTGRFLMNLWAIFCLLVLSSYTANLAAAMVGDKTFEELSGIHDPKLHHPAQGFRFGTVWESSAEAYIKKSFPEMHAHMRRHSAPTTPHGVAMLTSDPPQLNAFIMDKSLLDYEVSIDADCRLLTVGKPFAIEGYGIGLPRNSPLTANLSEFISRYKSSGFFDLLHDKWYRMVPCGKRVFAVTETLQMGVYHFSGLFVLLCLGLASGLLSALGERAFFHLVLPHIRRSPRLQYWLHTSQKIHRALNTEPPEGPEERPEPEPSGPEEQRQDAPAESEGTARWKRVRRAAGKERRVRFLLEAAAPDAEPAGPAWPSSNGRPPRAPRPGELQALERHIEAVRERLRQALLRRGDLLAQLRDGARHRPLRLLQGRAAPAGPR; via the exons ATGGAGTTGGTGTGGACGCTGGGGCTCGCGCTGGCGCTGGCGCTGGGGCCTGCGCCCGCCGGGGGACACCCACAGCCGTGCGGCGTTCTGGCGCGCCTGGGGGGCTCCGTGCGCGTGGGCGCCCTTCTGCCCCGCGCGCCcaccgcccgcgcccgcgcccgcgccgcccTGACCCGGGCCGCGCTGGCGGCGCGGCTGCCGCACAACCTGAGCCTGGAACTGGTGGCCGCGGCGCCCCCCGCCCGCGACCCCGCCTCGCTGGCCCGGGGCGTCTGCCAGGCGCTGTCGGCGCCCGGCGTGGCGGCCCTGCTCGCCTTCCCGGAGGCGCGGCCcgagctgctgcagctgcactTCCTGGCGACTGCCACCGGGACCCCCGTGCTCAGCGTGCTGCGGCGGGAGGCGCGCGCGCCCCTCGGCGCCCCG ACCCCGTTCCACCTGCAGCTGGACTGGGGCTGCCCACTGGACACCCTGCTGGAGGTCCTCGTGTCCGTGCTGCGGGCCCACTCCTGGGAGGACGTTGGCCTGGTGCTCTGCCGCGCCCGGGACCCCGCAGGTCTGCTGGCCCTCTGGACACGCTGGGCCGGCCGGGCACCCCGGCTCGTGCTGAACCTGGGCCGGCCTGAcaccggggctgcggggctgcgggcACGCCTGGCCCCGCTGGGGGCGCCGGTGGGCGCAGAAGGCCCAGTGCCCGTGGCCGTCCTGCTCGGCTGTGACGCGCCCCGTGCCCGCCGGGTGCTGGAGGCCGCGCCCCGGGGCCCCCGCTGGCTGCTGGGCACCCCACTGGCTGCGGAGGCCCTGCCCACCGCGGGCCTGCCGCCCGGGCTGCTGGCGCTGGGCGAGGTGGCCCGGCCCCCGCTAGAGGCCGCCATCCACGACGCCGTGGAGCTGGTGGCCCGAGCTCTGGGCAGCGCGGTCCTCGTGCGGCCGGAGCCCACCCTGCACCCCGCCATGCTCAGCTGTGAGGACCTGCAGGCAGCCGGGTCAGACTCCTGGGGGCGCTTCCTGGCCCG GGTCCTGGCCAACACGTCTTTCCAGGGCCACACGGGGCCAGTGTGGGTGACCAGCACCTCCCGGGTGCACCTGTCTCGGCGATTCAAGGTGTGGAGCCTGCGCAGTGACCCGCTGGGCGCCCCGGCCTGGGCCACGCTGGGCAGCTGGCGGGACGggcggctggagctggagccgggcgccgccgcggccgccgcgcggcccccacccccgccggggGCCCAGGCCCGGCCCAAGCTGCGCGTGGTGACGCTGGTGGAGCACCCCTTCGTGTTCGCCCGGGAGCCGGACGAGGACGGGCAGTGCCCGGCGGGGCAGCTGTGCCTGGACCCCCGCACCAGCGACTCGGCCGCCCTGGACGCGCTGTTCGCCGCGCTGGCCAACGGCTCGGCGCCGCGGAGCCTGCACAAGTGTTGCTACGGTTACTGCATCGACCTCCTGGAGCGGCTGGCCGAGGACGCGCCCTTCTCCTTCGAGCTGTACATCGTGGGGGACGGCAAGTACGGCGCCCTGCGGGGCGGCCGCTGGACCGGCCTGGTGGGCGACCTGCTGGCCGGCAGGGCCCACATGGCCGTCACCAGCTTCAGCATCAACTCGGCCCGCTCCCAGGTGGTGGACTTCACCAGCCCCTTCTTCTCCACCAGCCTGGGCATCCTGGTGCGGGCCCGCGACGCCGCCTCGCCCATCGGCGCCTTCATGTGGCCGCTGCACTGGTCCACGTGGCTGGGCGTGTTCGCGGCGCTGCACCTCACCGCGCTCTTCCTCACGCTGTACGAATGGCGCAGCCCCTACGGCCTCACGCCCCGCGGACGCAACAGGACCACCGTGTTCTCCTACTCCTCCGCCCTCAACCTCTGCTACGCCATCCTGTTCGGCCGCACGGTGTCCAGCAAGACGCCCAAGTGCCCCACCGGCCGCTTTCTCATGAacctctgggccatcttctgcctgctCGTGCTGTCCAGCTACACGGCCAACCTGGCCGCCGCCATGGTGGGGGACAAGACCTTCGAGGAGCTGTCGGGCATCCACGACCCCAAG CTGCACCACCCGGCCCAGGGCTTCCGCTTCGGCACGGTGTGGGAGAGCAGCGCCGAGGCCTACATCAAGAAGAGCTTCCCGGAGATGCACGCGCACATGCGGCGCCACAGCGCGCCCACCACGCCGCACGGCGTGGCCATGCTCAC GAGCGACCCCCCCCAGCTCAACGCCTTCATCATGGACAAGTCGCTGCTGGACTACGAGGTCTCCATCGACGCCGACTGCCGGCTGCTGACCGTGGGCAAGCCCTTCGCCATCGAGG GCTACGGCATCGGACTGCCGCGGAACTCGCCGCTCACCGCCAACCTGTCCGAGTTCATCAGCCGCTACAAGTCGTCGGGCTTCTTCGACCTGCTGCACGACAAGTGGTACCGGATGGTGCCGTGCGGGAAGCGCGTCTTCGCGGTGACGGAG aCCCTGCAGATGGGCGTCTACCACTTCTCGGGGCTCTTCgtgctgctgtgcctgggcctGGCCAGCGGCCTGCTCAGCGCCCTGGGCGAGCGCGCCTTCTTCCACCTGGTGCTGCCGCACATCCGCCGGAGCCCGCGGCTGCAGTACTGGCTGCACACCAGCCAG AAGATCCACCGAGCCCTCAACACCGAGCCGCCGGAGGGGCCGGAGGAGCGGCCGGAGCCGGAGCCTAG CGGCCCCGAGGAGCAGCGGCAGGACGCACCCGCCGAGTCGGAGGGCACCGCGCGCTGGAAGCGCGTGCGCCGGGCGGCGGGCAAGGAGCGCCGCGTGCGCTTCCTGCTGGAGGCCGCCGCGCCCGACGCCGAGCCCGCGGGCCCCGCCTGGCCGAGCTCCAACGgccgcccgccccgcgcgccgCGCCCCGGCGAGCTGCAGGCGCTGGAGCGGCACATCGAGGCGGTGCGGGAGCGGCTGCGCCAGGCCCTCCTGCGGCGCGGCgacctcctggcccagctccgggacGGCGCCCGCCACCGCCCGCTGCGCCTGCTGCAGGGCAGGGCGGCCCCCGCGGGGCCCCGGTGA
- the GRIN3B gene encoding glutamate receptor ionotropic, NMDA 3B isoform X3 — protein MELVWTLGLALALALGPAPAGGHPQPCGVLARLGGSVRVGALLPRAPTARARARAALTRAALAARLPHNLSLELVAAAPPARDPASLARGVCQALSAPGVAALLAFPEARPELLQLHFLATATGTPVLSVLRREARAPLGAPTPFHLQLDWGCPLDTLLEVLVSVLRAHSWEDVGLVLCRARDPAGLLALWTRWAGRAPRLVLNLGRPDTGAAGLRARLAPLGAPVGAEGPVPVAVLLGCDAPRARRVLEAAPRGPRWLLGTPLAAEALPTAGLPPGLLALGEVARPPLEAAIHDAVELVARALGSAVLVRPEPTLHPAMLSCEDLQAAGSDSWGRFLARVLANTSFQGHTGPVWVTSTSRVHLSRRFKVWSLRSDPLGAPAWATLGSWRDGRLELEPGAAAAAARPPPPPGAQARPKLRVVTLVEHPFVFAREPDEDGQCPAGQLCLDPRTSDSAALDALFAALANGSAPRSLHKCCYGYCIDLLERLAEDAPFSFELYIVGDGKYGALRGGRWTGLVGDLLAGRAHMAVTSFSINSARSQVVDFTSPFFSTSLGILVRARDAASPIGAFMWPLHWSTWLGVFAALHLTALFLTLYEWRSPYGLTPRGRNRTTVFSYSSALNLCYAILFGRTVSSKTPKCPTGRFLMNLWAIFCLLVLSSYTANLAAAMVGDKTFEELSGIHDPKERPPPAQRLHHGQVAAGLRGLHRRRLPAADRGQALRHRGLRHRTAAELAAHRQPVRVHQPLQVVGLLRPAARQVVPDGAVREARLRGDGDPADGRLPLLGALRAAVPGPGQRPAQRPGRARLLPPGAAAHPPEPAAAVLAAHQPEDPPSPQHRAAGGAGGAAGAGA, from the exons ATGGAGTTGGTGTGGACGCTGGGGCTCGCGCTGGCGCTGGCGCTGGGGCCTGCGCCCGCCGGGGGACACCCACAGCCGTGCGGCGTTCTGGCGCGCCTGGGGGGCTCCGTGCGCGTGGGCGCCCTTCTGCCCCGCGCGCCcaccgcccgcgcccgcgcccgcgccgcccTGACCCGGGCCGCGCTGGCGGCGCGGCTGCCGCACAACCTGAGCCTGGAACTGGTGGCCGCGGCGCCCCCCGCCCGCGACCCCGCCTCGCTGGCCCGGGGCGTCTGCCAGGCGCTGTCGGCGCCCGGCGTGGCGGCCCTGCTCGCCTTCCCGGAGGCGCGGCCcgagctgctgcagctgcactTCCTGGCGACTGCCACCGGGACCCCCGTGCTCAGCGTGCTGCGGCGGGAGGCGCGCGCGCCCCTCGGCGCCCCG ACCCCGTTCCACCTGCAGCTGGACTGGGGCTGCCCACTGGACACCCTGCTGGAGGTCCTCGTGTCCGTGCTGCGGGCCCACTCCTGGGAGGACGTTGGCCTGGTGCTCTGCCGCGCCCGGGACCCCGCAGGTCTGCTGGCCCTCTGGACACGCTGGGCCGGCCGGGCACCCCGGCTCGTGCTGAACCTGGGCCGGCCTGAcaccggggctgcggggctgcgggcACGCCTGGCCCCGCTGGGGGCGCCGGTGGGCGCAGAAGGCCCAGTGCCCGTGGCCGTCCTGCTCGGCTGTGACGCGCCCCGTGCCCGCCGGGTGCTGGAGGCCGCGCCCCGGGGCCCCCGCTGGCTGCTGGGCACCCCACTGGCTGCGGAGGCCCTGCCCACCGCGGGCCTGCCGCCCGGGCTGCTGGCGCTGGGCGAGGTGGCCCGGCCCCCGCTAGAGGCCGCCATCCACGACGCCGTGGAGCTGGTGGCCCGAGCTCTGGGCAGCGCGGTCCTCGTGCGGCCGGAGCCCACCCTGCACCCCGCCATGCTCAGCTGTGAGGACCTGCAGGCAGCCGGGTCAGACTCCTGGGGGCGCTTCCTGGCCCG GGTCCTGGCCAACACGTCTTTCCAGGGCCACACGGGGCCAGTGTGGGTGACCAGCACCTCCCGGGTGCACCTGTCTCGGCGATTCAAGGTGTGGAGCCTGCGCAGTGACCCGCTGGGCGCCCCGGCCTGGGCCACGCTGGGCAGCTGGCGGGACGggcggctggagctggagccgggcgccgccgcggccgccgcgcggcccccacccccgccggggGCCCAGGCCCGGCCCAAGCTGCGCGTGGTGACGCTGGTGGAGCACCCCTTCGTGTTCGCCCGGGAGCCGGACGAGGACGGGCAGTGCCCGGCGGGGCAGCTGTGCCTGGACCCCCGCACCAGCGACTCGGCCGCCCTGGACGCGCTGTTCGCCGCGCTGGCCAACGGCTCGGCGCCGCGGAGCCTGCACAAGTGTTGCTACGGTTACTGCATCGACCTCCTGGAGCGGCTGGCCGAGGACGCGCCCTTCTCCTTCGAGCTGTACATCGTGGGGGACGGCAAGTACGGCGCCCTGCGGGGCGGCCGCTGGACCGGCCTGGTGGGCGACCTGCTGGCCGGCAGGGCCCACATGGCCGTCACCAGCTTCAGCATCAACTCGGCCCGCTCCCAGGTGGTGGACTTCACCAGCCCCTTCTTCTCCACCAGCCTGGGCATCCTGGTGCGGGCCCGCGACGCCGCCTCGCCCATCGGCGCCTTCATGTGGCCGCTGCACTGGTCCACGTGGCTGGGCGTGTTCGCGGCGCTGCACCTCACCGCGCTCTTCCTCACGCTGTACGAATGGCGCAGCCCCTACGGCCTCACGCCCCGCGGACGCAACAGGACCACCGTGTTCTCCTACTCCTCCGCCCTCAACCTCTGCTACGCCATCCTGTTCGGCCGCACGGTGTCCAGCAAGACGCCCAAGTGCCCCACCGGCCGCTTTCTCATGAacctctgggccatcttctgcctgctCGTGCTGTCCAGCTACACGGCCAACCTGGCCGCCGCCATGGTGGGGGACAAGACCTTCGAGGAGCTGTCGGGCATCCACGACCCCAAG GAGCGACCCCCCCCAGCTCAACGCCTTCATCATGGACAAGTCGCTGCTGGACTACGAGGTCTCCATCGACGCCGACTGCCGGCTGCTGACCGTGGGCAAGCCCTTCGCCATCGAGG GCTACGGCATCGGACTGCCGCGGAACTCGCCGCTCACCGCCAACCTGTCCGAGTTCATCAGCCGCTACAAGTCGTCGGGCTTCTTCGACCTGCTGCACGACAAGTGGTACCGGATGGTGCCGTGCGGGAAGCGCGTCTTCGCGGTGACGGAG aCCCTGCAGATGGGCGTCTACCACTTCTCGGGGCTCTTCgtgctgctgtgcctgggcctGGCCAGCGGCCTGCTCAGCGCCCTGGGCGAGCGCGCCTTCTTCCACCTGGTGCTGCCGCACATCCGCCGGAGCCCGCGGCTGCAGTACTGGCTGCACACCAGCCAG AAGATCCACCGAGCCCTCAACACCGAGCCGCCGGAGGGGCCGGAGGAGCGGCCGGAGCCGGAGCCTAG